From the Pongo pygmaeus isolate AG05252 chromosome X, NHGRI_mPonPyg2-v2.0_pri, whole genome shotgun sequence genome, one window contains:
- the TASL gene encoding TLR adapter interacting with SLC15A4 on the lysosome, with protein sequence MLSEGYLSGLEYCNDIRWSCASYNEQVAGEKEEETNSVATLSYSSVDETQLRSLYVSCKSSGKFISSVHSRESQHSRSQRVTVLQTNPNPVFESPNLAAVEICRDASRETYLVPSSCKSICKNYNDLQIAGGQVMAINSVTTDFPSESSFECGPLLKSSEIPLPMEDSISTQLSDFPQKPIQRYSSYWRITSIKEKSSLQMQNPISNAVLNEYLEQKVVELYKQYIMDTVFHDSSPTQILASELIMTSVDQISLQVSREKNLETSKARDIVFSRLLQLMSTEITEISTPSLHISQYSNVNP encoded by the coding sequence ATGCTGTCAGAAGGGTATCTCAGTGGACTTGAGTACTGTAATGACATCCGCTGGAGTTGTGCCTCTTATAATGAGCAGGTGGctggggaaaaggaagaggagacaaATTCTGTTGCTACTCTTTCCTATTCCTCTGTGGATGAAACACAACTCAGAAGTCTCTACGTGAGCTGCAAATCATCTGGCAAGTTTATCTCTTCAGTGCATTCAAGAGAGAGCCAACATAGCAGAAGTCAGAGAGTCACAGTGCTGCAGACAAACCCCAATCCTGTGTTTGAAAGCCCAAATTTGGCTGCAGTTGAAATATGTAGAGATGCCAGCAGAGAGACCTACTTGGTTCCATCTTCTTGCAAAAGTATTTGCAAGAATTATAATGACTTACAGATTGCGGGGGGCCAGGTGATGGCCATTAATTCAGTGACAACAGATTTTCCCtctgagagcagttttgaatgtgGCCCTTTGCTGAAGTCATCTGAGATTCCTTTACCCATGGAGGATTCCATTTCTACTCAGCTCAGTGACTTTCCCCAAAAACCTATCCAGCGGTATTCATCCTATTGGAGAATAACAAGCATCAAAGAGAAAAGCAGCTTGCAAATGCAGAATCCGATTTCTAATGCAGTGCTGAATGAGTACCTGGAGCAGAAGGTTGTGGAGTTATATAAACAGTACATTATGGACACCGTGTTTCATGACAGTTCCCCTACCCAGATTCTGGCGTCTGAACTCATCATGACAAGTGTAGACCAAATCAGTCTTCAAGTGTCTAGAGAGAAGAATCTGGAGACCTCAAAAGCCAGAGATATAGTCTTTAGCCGCCTATTGCAATTGATGTCAACTGAAATTACTGAAATTAGCACTCCTAGTCTCCATATTTCTCAGTATAGCAATGTAAATCCATAG